Proteins from a single region of Gossypium arboreum isolate Shixiya-1 chromosome 1, ASM2569848v2, whole genome shotgun sequence:
- the LOC108480716 gene encoding hypersensitive-induced reaction 1 protein-like produces the protein MGNLFCCVQVGQSTVAIKERFGRFEDVLEPGCHCLPCFLGSQLAGHLSLRLQQLDVRCETKTKDNVFVNVVASIQYRALADKASDAFYKLTDTRKQIQSYVFDVIRASVPKLNLDDVFEQKTEIAKAVEEELEKAMSAYGYEIAQTLIVDIEPDVHVKRAMNEINAAARMRVAANEKAEAEKIQQIKRAEGEAESKYLSGLGIARQRQAIVDGLRDSVLGFSVNVPGTTAKDVMDMVLVTQYFDTMKEIGAASKSSAVFIPHGPGAVRDVATQIREGLLQAAHQ, from the exons ATGGGTAATCTTTTCTGTTGCGTACAAGTTGGCCAGTCTACAGTAGCCATCAAGGAGAGATTTGGCAGGTTTGAGGATGTTCTTGAGCCAGGATGCCATTGCCTACCATGTTTTCTTGGAAGTCAGCTTGCCGGCCACCTGTCACTAAGATTGCAGCAGTTGGATGTTCGTTGTGAGACAAAGACTAAG GATAATGTATTTGTCAATGTTGTTGCATCTATTCAATACCGGGCACTGGCAGATAAGGCAAGTGATGCCTTCTACAAACTCACCGACACAAGGAAGCAGATTCAATCCTATGTTTTTGATG ttaTTAGGGCAAGCGTTCCAAAGCTAAATCTAGATGATGTTTTTGAACAAAAAACTGAAATTGCTAAAGCTGTTGAAGAAGAACTTGAGAAG GCTATGTCTGCGTATGGGTATGAAATTGCTCAAACACTTATTGTGGACATAGAACCTGATGTGCATGTGAAGCGCGCAATGAATGAAATCAATGCTG CCGCAAGGATGAGGGTGGCAGCTAACGAGAAGGCAGAGGCAGAGAAAATTCAGCAAATCAAACGAGCTGAAGGTGAGGCCGAATCTAAGTACTTGTCAGGGCTGGGTATTGCTCGCCAGCGACAAGCTATTGTTGATGGGTTACGAGATAGTGTGCTTGGATTCTCTGTTAACGTACCTGGGACTACTGCAAAGGATGTCATGGACATGGTCCTGGTCACCCAGTACTTTGACACCATGAAAGAAATCGGTGCTGCTTCTAAATCTTCGGCTGTGTTCATCCCTCATGGTCCTGGAGCTGTTCGTGATGTCGCCACTCAGATTCGCGAGGGACTCCTCCAGGCTGCACATCAGTAG